The following are encoded together in the Streptomyces tsukubensis genome:
- a CDS encoding glycoside hydrolase family 18 chitinase translates to MSTGTPKRGLRFRHRAVAGLTTLLLPLAALVGLAAPADAATTATAAYTKTQDWGTGFEGKWTVKNTGTSALNGWTVEWDFPSGTKVTSAWDADVTNSGDHWTAKNKSWAGPLAPGASVSFGFNGTGSGGPSGCKLNGVSCDGGTVPGDTAPSAPGTPTASAITDTSVKLAWGAATDDKGVKNYDVLRDGAKVATVTTTSYSDTGLTPGTDYSYTVQARDTADQTGPVSGAVKVHTTGTTDPGEPGGGDKVKLGYFTEWGVYDRNYHVKNLVSSGSASKVTHINYAFGNVQGGKCTMGDSYAATDKAYTADQSVDGVADTWDQPLRGNFNQLRKLKAKNPNLKVLWSFGGWTWSGGFTEAAKNPAAFAQSCYDLVEDPRWADVFDGIDLDWEYPNACGLTCDSSGQAALKNLTSATRTKFGSKNLVTAAISADGTTGGKLDAADYAGAAQSLDWYNVMTYDFFGAWAAQGPTAPHSPLTSYSGIPTPGFTSADAIAKLKSKGVPASKLLLGIGFYGRGWTGVTQDAPGGTATGPAPGKYEQGIEDYKVLKTSCPATGTVAGTAYAHCGSNWWSYDTPATIASKMSWAKSQGLGGAFFWEFSGDTTNGELVTAISNGLK, encoded by the coding sequence CCACCGCCACAGCCGCCTACACCAAGACCCAGGACTGGGGCACCGGCTTCGAGGGCAAATGGACGGTGAAGAACACCGGCACCAGCGCGCTGAACGGCTGGACCGTCGAGTGGGACTTCCCGTCAGGCACCAAGGTGACCTCCGCGTGGGACGCCGACGTCACCAACTCGGGCGACCACTGGACCGCCAAGAACAAGAGCTGGGCCGGTCCCCTCGCGCCCGGCGCCTCCGTCTCCTTCGGCTTCAACGGCACAGGCTCCGGCGGCCCCTCCGGCTGCAAGCTCAACGGCGTCTCCTGTGACGGAGGCACCGTCCCGGGCGACACCGCCCCCTCCGCGCCAGGCACGCCCACCGCCTCCGCCATCACCGACACCTCGGTGAAGCTGGCCTGGGGCGCGGCCACCGACGACAAGGGCGTCAAGAACTACGACGTGCTGCGCGACGGAGCCAAGGTCGCCACGGTCACCACCACGTCGTACAGCGACACCGGCCTCACCCCCGGCACCGACTACTCGTACACCGTCCAGGCCCGCGACACGGCCGACCAGACGGGACCGGTCAGCGGCGCCGTCAAGGTGCACACCACGGGAACCACCGACCCGGGTGAACCGGGAGGCGGCGACAAGGTGAAGCTCGGCTACTTCACCGAGTGGGGCGTCTACGACCGCAACTACCACGTCAAGAACCTGGTCAGCTCCGGTTCCGCGTCCAAGGTCACCCACATCAACTACGCCTTCGGCAACGTCCAGGGCGGCAAGTGCACGATGGGCGACTCCTACGCGGCGACCGACAAGGCGTACACCGCGGACCAGTCCGTCGACGGTGTCGCCGACACCTGGGACCAGCCGCTGCGCGGCAACTTCAACCAGCTCCGCAAGCTGAAGGCCAAGAACCCGAACCTGAAGGTGCTGTGGTCCTTCGGCGGCTGGACCTGGTCAGGAGGGTTCACCGAGGCGGCGAAGAACCCGGCCGCCTTCGCCCAGTCCTGCTACGACCTGGTCGAGGACCCGCGCTGGGCGGACGTCTTCGACGGCATCGACCTCGACTGGGAGTACCCCAACGCCTGCGGCCTCACCTGTGACTCCAGCGGCCAGGCCGCGCTCAAGAACCTGACCTCCGCGACGCGCACCAAGTTCGGCTCGAAGAACCTGGTCACCGCCGCCATCAGCGCGGACGGCACCACCGGCGGCAAACTCGACGCCGCCGACTACGCGGGCGCGGCGCAGTCGCTCGACTGGTACAACGTGATGACGTACGACTTCTTCGGCGCGTGGGCCGCGCAGGGCCCCACGGCCCCGCACTCCCCGCTCACCTCCTACAGCGGCATCCCGACCCCCGGCTTCACCTCGGCCGACGCGATAGCCAAGCTCAAGTCGAAGGGTGTCCCCGCGAGCAAGCTGCTCCTCGGCATCGGCTTCTACGGCCGCGGCTGGACCGGAGTCACCCAGGACGCGCCGGGCGGCACGGCGACCGGCCCTGCCCCAGGAAAGTACGAGCAGGGCATCGAGGACTACAAGGTGCTCAAGACCAGCTGCCCCGCCACGGGCACAGTGGCCGGCACCGCCTACGCGCACTGCGGCTCGAACTGGTGGAGCTACGACACCCCGGCCACCATCGCCTCAAAGATGAGCTGGGCGAAGAGCCAGGGCCTGGGCGGCGCCTTCTTCTGGGAGTTCAGCGGCGACACGACCAACGGCGAACTGGTCACCGCGATCAGCAACGGTCTGAAGTAG
- a CDS encoding F0F1 ATP synthase subunit epsilon, producing the protein MAAELHVELVAADRSVWSGEATLVVARTTSGDIGVMPGHQPLLGVLESGPVTIRTTDGGTVVAAVHGGFLSFADNKLSLLAEIVELSEEIDVQRAERALERAKSDADDSAERRADVRLRAAAAR; encoded by the coding sequence TTGGCTGCTGAGCTGCATGTCGAGCTGGTCGCCGCGGACCGCAGTGTCTGGTCCGGCGAGGCCACCCTGGTCGTCGCACGGACCACCTCCGGCGACATCGGTGTCATGCCCGGTCACCAGCCGCTGCTCGGTGTGCTGGAGTCGGGCCCCGTAACGATTCGTACGACGGACGGCGGCACTGTGGTCGCCGCGGTGCACGGCGGCTTCCTGTCCTTCGCGGACAACAAGCTGTCGCTGCTCGCGGAGATCGTGGAGCTGTCCGAGGAGATCGACGTCCAGCGAGCGGAACGTGCTCTTGAGCGCGCGAAATCGGACGCCGACGACTCCGCCGAGCGGCGCGCCGACGTCCGCCTTCGAGCGGCGGCGGCACGCTGA
- a CDS encoding DUF2550 domain-containing protein yields MFLTLLVCGLVVALVLAGLFVFGLRRRLIQRSGGTFDCSLRWDAPEKGDTSGKGWVYGVARYNGDRVAWFRVFSYAPRPRRVLDRAAIEVVDRRTPDGEEEMALLSNAIVLGCLHHGRRLELAMTEDALTGFLAWLEAAPPGQRVNVA; encoded by the coding sequence ATGTTCCTCACTCTGCTGGTGTGCGGGCTGGTTGTCGCGCTGGTATTGGCGGGGCTCTTTGTCTTCGGTCTGCGACGGCGGCTGATCCAGCGGTCCGGCGGAACCTTCGACTGCTCCCTGCGCTGGGACGCCCCCGAGAAGGGCGACACCTCGGGCAAAGGGTGGGTCTACGGTGTGGCCCGCTACAACGGTGACCGCGTCGCCTGGTTCCGCGTCTTCTCCTACGCGCCGAGACCCCGCAGGGTCCTCGACCGGGCCGCCATCGAGGTCGTCGACCGGCGTACCCCGGACGGCGAGGAGGAGATGGCGCTGCTCTCCAACGCGATCGTCCTCGGCTGTCTCCACCACGGCAGGCGCCTGGAACTCGCCATGACCGAGGACGCTCTCACGGGGTTCTTGGCCTGGCTTGAGGCCGCCCCGCCCGGCCAACGAGTCAATGTGGCTTAA
- the atpD gene encoding F0F1 ATP synthase subunit beta: MTTSVETATPSGVATGRVARVIGPVVDVEFPVDAMPEIYNALHVDIDDPAENGARKTLTLEVAQHLGDGLVRAISMQPTDGLVRQSPVTDTGEGITVPVGDFTKGKVFNTLGVVLNKPEENANIGERWPIHRKAPNFDQLESKTEMLETGIKVIDLLTPYVKGGKIGLFGGAGVGKTVLIQEMIYRVANNHDGVSVFAGVGERTREGNDLIDEMSESGVIDKTALVFGQMDEPPGTRLRVALAGLTMAEYFRDVQKQDVLFFIDNIFRFTQAGSEVSTLLGRMPSAVGYQPNLADEMGLLQERITSTRGHSITSMQAIYVPADDLTDPAPATTFAHLDATTTLSRPISEKGIYPAVDPLDSTSRILDPRYIAQDHYDAAMRVKGILQKYKDLQDIIAILGIDELGEEDKLVVQRARRVERFLSQNTHVAKQFTGVDGSDVSLEESITAFNDICDGKYDHFPEQAFFMCGGIEDLKANAKELGVS; the protein is encoded by the coding sequence CCGAGCGGCGTGGCCACCGGCCGCGTCGCGCGGGTGATCGGCCCGGTCGTCGACGTGGAGTTCCCCGTCGACGCCATGCCGGAGATCTACAACGCGCTGCACGTCGACATCGACGACCCGGCCGAGAACGGCGCTCGTAAGACGCTGACCCTCGAAGTGGCCCAGCACCTGGGTGACGGCCTGGTCCGCGCCATCTCGATGCAGCCCACCGACGGCCTGGTCCGCCAGTCGCCGGTGACCGACACCGGCGAGGGCATCACCGTGCCTGTCGGCGACTTCACCAAGGGCAAGGTGTTCAACACCCTCGGTGTGGTGCTGAACAAGCCGGAGGAGAACGCCAACATCGGTGAGCGGTGGCCCATTCACCGCAAGGCGCCCAACTTCGACCAGCTTGAGTCGAAGACCGAGATGCTGGAGACCGGCATCAAGGTCATCGACCTGCTGACCCCGTACGTCAAGGGCGGCAAGATCGGTCTGTTCGGTGGTGCCGGTGTCGGCAAGACCGTGCTGATCCAGGAAATGATCTACCGCGTCGCCAACAACCACGACGGCGTGTCGGTCTTCGCCGGTGTGGGCGAGCGCACCCGTGAGGGCAACGACCTCATCGACGAGATGAGCGAGTCGGGCGTCATCGACAAGACCGCCCTGGTCTTCGGCCAGATGGACGAGCCGCCGGGCACCCGTCTGCGCGTCGCGCTGGCCGGCCTCACCATGGCCGAGTACTTCCGTGACGTCCAGAAGCAGGACGTGCTGTTCTTCATCGACAACATCTTCCGCTTCACGCAGGCAGGCTCCGAGGTCTCCACGCTGCTCGGCCGTATGCCGTCCGCGGTGGGTTACCAGCCGAACCTGGCCGACGAGATGGGCCTCCTCCAGGAGCGCATCACCTCGACGCGTGGTCACTCGATCACCTCGATGCAGGCGATCTACGTCCCCGCGGACGACCTGACCGACCCGGCGCCCGCCACCACCTTCGCCCACCTCGACGCGACGACGACGCTTTCGCGTCCGATCTCGGAGAAGGGCATCTACCCGGCGGTGGACCCGCTGGACTCGACCTCGCGCATCCTGGACCCGCGCTACATCGCGCAGGACCACTACGATGCCGCGATGCGCGTCAAGGGGATCCTTCAGAAGTACAAGGACCTCCAGGACATCATCGCGATCCTCGGCATCGACGAACTGGGCGAGGAGGACAAGCTCGTCGTCCAGCGCGCCCGCCGCGTCGAGCGCTTCCTGTCGCAGAACACGCACGTCGCCAAGCAGTTCACCGGCGTCGACGGTTCCGATGTGTCGCTCGAAGAGTCGATCACCGCGTTCAACGACATCTGTGACGGAAAGTACGACCACTTCCCCGAGCAGGCGTTCTTCATGTGCGGTGGCATCGAGGACCTGAAGGCCAACGCCAAGGAGCTCGGCGTCTCCTGA